From a single Rissa tridactyla isolate bRisTri1 unplaced genomic scaffold, bRisTri1.patW.cur.20221130 scaffold_47, whole genome shotgun sequence genomic region:
- the LOC128903582 gene encoding olfactory receptor 14J1-like, which produces MSNSSSISQFLLLAFADTRELQLLHFGLFLGIYLAALLANGLIITAIACDHRLHTPMYFFLLSLALLDLGCISTTVPKAMANSPWDNRTISYWGCVAQVFLFFFFMSAEFYLLTVMSYDRYVAICKPLHYGTLMGSRACVHMAAAAWGSGFLTALLHTASTFSLPLCQGNAVDQFFCEIPQILKLSCSDSGYLREVWLLVLGCSLAFVCFVFIVLSYVQMFRAVLRIPSEQGRHKAFSTCLPHLAVVSLLVSTGLFAHLKPPSISWSSLDLVVAVLYSVVPPAVNPLIYSMRNKELKDALRKLLGSHLL; this is translated from the coding sequence atgtccaacagcagctccatcagccagttcctcctcctggcattcgcagacacacgggagctgcagctcttgcactttgggctcttcctgggcatctacctggctgccctcctggccaacggcctcatcatcaccgccatcgcctgtgaccaccgcctccacacccccatgtacttcttcctcctcagcctcgccctcctcgaccttggctgcatctccaccactgtccccaaagccatggccaattcccccTGGGACAACAGGACCATCTCCTACTGGGGATGTGTAGCAcaggtctttctctttttcttttttatgtcagctgagttttatcttctcactgtcatgtcctatgaccgctacgttgccatctgcaaacccctgcactacgggaccctgatgggcagcagagcttgtgtccacatggcagcagctgcctggggcagtgggtttctcactgctctgctgcacacggccagtacattttccctacccctctgccagggcaatgctgtggaccagttcttctgtgaaatcccacaaatcctcaagctctcctgctcagactcaggCTACCTCAGGGAAGTTTGGCTTCTTGTATTAGGTTGTTCtttagcttttgtttgttttgtgttcatcgtgctgtcctatgtgcagatgttcagggccgtgctgaggatcccctctgagcagggacggcacaaagccttttccacgtgcctccctcacctggccgtggtctccctgcttgtcagcactggatTATTTGCTCActtgaagcccccctccatctcatggtcatccctggatctggtggtggcagtgctgtactcagtggtgcctccagcagtgaaccccctcatctacagcatgaggaacaaagagctcaaggatgccctgaggaagcTATTGGGATCCCATCTCCTTTAG